One region of Aquipuribacter sp. SD81 genomic DNA includes:
- a CDS encoding diguanylate cyclase domain-containing protein gives MTTASAPVPAAGTATEVEAAVADGIRSVFQPIVDLDTGAVVAYEALARGPRGSALERPDQLFAAAREAGVLAELDAACRTAAFRGAIEQGLLAPLTLFVNVEPEVLDSAPLDDLLAIAGGAPGSLRVVVEITERALAARPAELLRTVDRVREIGWGVAVDDVGADAVSLAFMPLLRPDVVKLDLRLVQERPGPAVAQVMNAVNAYAESTGALVLAEGIEDERHLRVARGLGARLGQGWLFGRPGPTPATGLAVGELRLPTPPVADPAGTSPFALLSPHHEVRRAPKQLLIELSKQLEREALRLGETAVVAATFQEARHFTPATAGRYRDLVERTAFVCALGEDLPAEPLPGLRGTTLATDDPVRGEWDVVVLGPHFGAALLARDLGDTGPDAQRTFEYALTYERATVVDAARCLLARVAPRTQLPPATVTPVEPVEREASAVAHPPAPSTDRGSRPGGEESVLHRALAATSSGVAIADMRRPDQPLVYVNRAFEQLTGYRAEDVLGRNCRFMQGPDTDPGAVDGIRAAIREGREHRVTLLNFRGPDRTPWWNEIYLAPVRGEDGRLLQYIGVQNDVTARVETLRQLEQERDRARTYLARIEHLAYTDPLTGLTNRRGLEERVDAALWEARLGGHGLALLFCDLDGFKGVNDAHGHAAGDELLVALAQRLRARVRRTDLLARLGGDEFLVALPGLDPAQAAEDARRVADGIVEELSRPVELGTGRVEVGASVGIGLCPEDGTTFRELLHRADQRMYEVKAERRAGNVRRLGV, from the coding sequence GTGACGACAGCGTCAGCACCAGTCCCGGCAGCAGGCACCGCGACGGAGGTCGAGGCGGCCGTCGCGGACGGCATCCGCAGCGTGTTCCAGCCGATCGTCGACCTCGACACCGGGGCGGTCGTCGCGTACGAGGCGCTCGCGCGCGGCCCTCGCGGCAGCGCGCTGGAGCGCCCCGACCAGCTGTTCGCCGCGGCCCGCGAGGCCGGCGTCCTCGCCGAGCTCGACGCCGCCTGCCGCACCGCGGCCTTCCGCGGCGCGATCGAGCAGGGGCTGCTGGCGCCGCTCACGCTCTTCGTCAACGTCGAGCCCGAGGTGCTCGACAGCGCACCGCTCGACGACCTGCTCGCCATCGCCGGCGGGGCCCCGGGTTCCCTCCGCGTCGTCGTGGAGATCACGGAGCGCGCGCTCGCCGCCCGGCCCGCGGAGCTGCTCCGCACCGTCGACCGGGTCCGCGAGATCGGCTGGGGCGTGGCGGTCGACGACGTCGGCGCCGACGCCGTGTCGCTGGCCTTCATGCCCTTGCTGCGTCCCGACGTCGTCAAGCTCGACCTGCGCCTCGTGCAGGAACGTCCCGGTCCGGCGGTCGCGCAGGTGATGAACGCCGTCAACGCTTACGCCGAGAGCACGGGCGCGCTCGTGCTCGCTGAGGGCATCGAGGACGAGCGCCACCTGCGGGTCGCCCGCGGGCTGGGCGCTCGGCTCGGGCAGGGCTGGCTGTTCGGCCGTCCCGGTCCCACCCCCGCCACGGGCCTGGCGGTCGGCGAGCTCCGGCTGCCCACCCCACCGGTCGCCGATCCAGCGGGCACCTCGCCCTTCGCGCTGCTCTCACCGCACCACGAGGTGCGACGCGCTCCCAAGCAGCTGCTCATCGAGCTGAGCAAGCAGCTGGAGCGCGAGGCGCTGCGGCTCGGCGAGACCGCCGTCGTCGCGGCCACCTTCCAGGAGGCGCGGCACTTCACCCCCGCGACCGCCGGGCGCTACCGGGACCTCGTGGAGCGCACCGCGTTCGTCTGCGCGCTGGGCGAGGACCTGCCCGCCGAGCCCCTGCCCGGGCTGCGCGGCACGACGCTCGCGACCGACGACCCCGTCCGCGGCGAGTGGGACGTCGTCGTCCTCGGCCCGCACTTCGGGGCGGCCCTGCTCGCCCGGGACCTCGGTGACACCGGCCCGGACGCGCAGCGCACGTTCGAGTACGCCCTCACCTACGAGCGCGCCACCGTCGTCGACGCCGCCCGGTGCCTGCTGGCCCGCGTCGCGCCGCGCACCCAGCTGCCGCCGGCGACCGTCACCCCGGTTGAGCCGGTCGAGCGCGAGGCGTCCGCCGTCGCGCACCCACCGGCCCCGTCGACGGACCGGGGCAGCCGGCCCGGCGGGGAGGAGTCCGTCCTGCACCGCGCGCTCGCGGCGACCTCGAGCGGCGTCGCGATCGCCGACATGCGCCGCCCCGACCAGCCGCTGGTCTACGTCAACCGCGCGTTCGAGCAGCTGACCGGGTACCGCGCCGAGGACGTCCTCGGTCGCAACTGCCGCTTCATGCAGGGACCCGACACGGACCCGGGGGCGGTCGACGGCATCCGCGCCGCGATCCGCGAGGGCCGCGAGCACCGCGTGACGCTCCTCAACTTCCGCGGGCCCGACCGGACGCCCTGGTGGAACGAGATCTACCTCGCGCCAGTCCGCGGCGAGGACGGCCGGCTGCTGCAGTACATCGGCGTGCAGAACGACGTGACGGCCCGGGTGGAGACGCTGCGCCAGCTGGAGCAGGAGCGCGACCGCGCCCGCACGTACCTCGCCCGCATCGAGCACCTCGCCTACACCGACCCCCTCACCGGGCTCACGAACCGGCGCGGCCTCGAGGAGCGCGTCGACGCAGCGTTGTGGGAGGCGCGACTCGGCGGCCACGGTCTCGCCCTGCTCTTCTGCGACCTCGACGGCTTCAAGGGCGTCAACGACGCCCACGGCCACGCGGCCGGCGACGAGCTGCTCGTGGCCCTCGCCCAGCGCCTGCGCGCCCGCGTGCGCCGCACCGACCTGCTCGCCCGCCTGGGCGGCGACGAGTTCCTCGTCGCCCTGCCCGGGCTCGACCCGGCCCAGGCCGCCGAGGACGCCCGCAGGGTGGCCGACGGCATCGTCGAGGAGCTGTCGCGCCCCGTCGAGCTCGGCACGGGCCGCGTCGAGGTCGGCGCGAGCGTCGGCATCGGCCTGTGCCCGGAGGACGGCACGACGTTCCGTGAGCTGCTGCACCGTGCCGACCAGCGCATGTACGAGGTCAAGGCCGAGCGTCGTGCGGGGAACGTCCGCCGGCTGGGCGTCTAG